In Vicinamibacteria bacterium, the genomic stretch CCTGGCCCGGGGGAGCTCCGGAGAGCAGGGAGTTCGCCGGGTTGGTCTGGCTCACGAAGCTCCCCCCGAGGTTGAAGGTGAAGTCGTACGCCCCTTCTGCCTGTCGGATCCCCTCGGCGGCGCTCGAGAGCGACTCGCGCCCACTGGCTATGCTGTAGTTGCGGGCGAGGGCCAGCGCCCGCGCCTCTTCCAGGGACAGTGTGTGGTCACGCCGGTCTTTCCAGGTGCTCGCCGGGGGTCCCCCGCTCAGCAGGACTAGAACAAGCGTCAAGCTGGTCATGAACACCTGCCCATAGGAGAGGGCCCCCGTTCCGTCAAGGGAGCCAGACACCCCGCCGCCGGGTACCTCTGAAGACGGTCCAGGAGGTCGGATATTGTCATCTCTTCTTCTTCTTGGGGACTCGGATGGCACCGCGAGTCCAGATCCCAATGAGATTGTCCAGATACCGGTCGAAGGGAAGGGGAGGGTCGATGATCTTGGCAATGCGGTGGAGGAAAACGTAGGAGACGAGGGAACCCATGAAAGCGATAGCGGTGGCCTTGGGGTCGAGGACACATAAGCGGCCGGCCTTGGACGCCCTTCTCATGTAGTCCGCGATCATGGTGAAGCCCCGGCGCCGTATCTTGGACATATCGCCCGTGCTACGGCCCTCGGGGTGCGGCGGAGGAGCATGGAAGTAGCTGGCGACGTCCGCCCCGATTCGGCGTTCGAGGAAGGGCATCCCGCCCTCGGCCAACCGCCGCAAGACCTTTCTCGGGTCGGCATCGTCCGGGACGCCCTCCAGGAACGCGAAGAATAGGGATTCCTCCTCGGTCTCCTTGGCGGCCATGGCAGCGGCGAAGAGTGCTTCCTTTGTCGGAGAGTGGCGTAGCAGAGCCGCGGGGCTGAGGCCCACGCGGGTCGAGATGGCGGCCAGGGTGGTGCCCTCGTAGCCCCGCTCGGCAAAGGCCTCGCGCGCGGCGCTAAGAATCTCGCCACGGCTGACACGTGGTCGTCGTCCCATAAACTAAATATATGATTAGTAATTTAGTTGTCAAGCTCTTTTCGTCGACCCGTCAGCCTCCCCGGAAGGAGTGGCCAAGCGTCAGCCCCCGGGGCGAGGGCCAGCCGATGACACCACTCTCAGAAAGGCCACGGCCCGGGCCTGCGAGTGAGGCAATACGTGGGGCCATAGCGAGAACGCCACCGGCTAGGGTCAGTTCCCGCACAGGAGTCATCGTCTTGAAGCACCTGGGGGCGGCGCGCTCCAGGTCTCAAGCTCCGCTATGTACTCCGCAGGCAGACCCACCGACTGGGCCGCGGCGAGCACTCGCTCCAAGTATCCTTCGCGCGTTGTACCCGCTTTCTGCTCGGATGCCACGTACACCAGGGCCCGGGTGGGCGCAGCACGGAGGGACGCTCAGCGGTGACCAGTACCTTTCGGTAAGACCCCTCCGGCGGGCCGTCAGATCTGCGAGTAGTCGGTCGGGCGGAGCAACACGTTGGTGATGTTCGAGAGGATCTCGGGGTTCGTGAAGCCTGGCGTCGACCGGAGCTTCACCCACGCAGGATCCTCGCGGAAGATCGCCCAGTTCTTCTCCCGCGCCGCCGCGTCCGCAAAAGCCAGCATGTAGGTAAGGCTCGGGAGGGCGGGGCCGACCAGGTTGCGGGCGAAGAAGACAGGGGTCAGGCCGACCCGGCGGAAGATGTCGATCTCATGTTCTTTCTCGAACATCTCGATTTTCTTGAGGTTTGCGCTCTCGTTGTGGCTCTCGTACATCCTCAGCTCGAAGAGGCGCGATGGCCCCGCCAGTGCTCCGGTGGGGATCTCCACCGCGGGCACGCTGTCGAAAGCGACCATAAGGGATGCCTCCCGCCGGACGTAAGGAGGATCGCTGGCGGGCAAACTGCGGAAGGAGGCCGCCCCGCGCTGGTACTCCGGATCCGCGCCCAGTCGACCGGCCAGAGTCGCAACCGAATCGGGGCTCGCATGGGGAAGGAGGAGATAAACGGCCGGGCTGTCGGGACCGATGACGACGGAGAACGCGCCCACGGGTTTGACGCCGGCCCGGTTCAGGGCCGGAACGAGGGCGTTCTTCGCGTATTCGGCGAAGCGGGCCTCCATGGGCCCGAAGCGGAATCGATAGCGGCGCAGCTCCAGAAGCGGGGGGGCGGATTTTGCTCTTCCGGGGCCCTCCGCCCCTTCCCGAACCGCGGCCTGACTCATGGTGGGCGAGAGCGATGCTCCCAACGAAGCGGCGACAAAATCGCGACGGCTCATCATTCTGTCCTCCCGTGGCGTGGCCACTGCAAGCCTGGTAGGGGGCTCGAGCAGGTCAAACGGTCAGACTTGCCGTGGGCAAGATTGGCCCAGCATCGTAGCCGATCTCAAGCCCGGCGAGCGGATGCTCGAGGAAGGCGCCCACCGTCACCCCCTCGGGGCGGATCCTGTGGGTCCTGACGTCAAGCGACAACGTGGGGACAGAAGGAACCTGCCGGTGATAGTCTGATTGCGGTTACCGGTGCCGTAGACGTTCACACCCACGAGGAGAGAGTATGAAGCGACGAGACCTGGTCAAGGCAGCCGCCATGGCCGCAGCAGCGCCACTGGCTCCCCGAGCTTGGGAGGCGGCCGCGGTTGCCGCCGAGGGCCGGGCCGACCCCTGGCGCGGCTTCAAGGCTGGCGTCGCTTCCTACACCCTACGGAAGTTCCCTCTCGAGGCCGCCATTCGCACCATCCAGCGCGCGGGCCTGCAGTACGTCTCCATCAAGGACTTCCACCTGCCCCTCAACAGCACGGTGGAGGAGCGCCGGTCGGTCGCCGCCCGGTTCAAGGAGGCCGGCATCACGCCCCTGAGCTGCGGCAACATCACTTTGGAGAACGACGCGGCCAATGTACGGCGCGCATTCGAATACGCGCGGGATGTGGGGCTGCCGACCATCGTGTGCAGCCCCCACCCGGACTCAATGTCGATCCTCGACGCCATGGTGAAGGAGTTTGACATCCGTCTGGCCATTCACAACCATGGTCCCGAGGACAAGCGGTTCCCGTCGCCTTACGACGTGTGGAAGGCCGTGGAACGGTATGATCGGCGGATCGGCCTGTGCATCGACGTCGGCCACACCGCGCGAGCGAAGGTAGACCCTGCCGAGGCCATCCGCCGTTGCCGCGAGCGGCTCTACGATCTCCACATCAAGGACATCGATAGCACCGCCCCGGACGGCAAGACGGTGGAGGGCGGCCGTGGGGTGCTGGATCTCGGAGCCATCTTGCGCGCGCTGCTCCAAGTCGGCTATG encodes the following:
- a CDS encoding sugar phosphate isomerase/epimerase codes for the protein MKRRDLVKAAAMAAAAPLAPRAWEAAAVAAEGRADPWRGFKAGVASYTLRKFPLEAAIRTIQRAGLQYVSIKDFHLPLNSTVEERRSVAARFKEAGITPLSCGNITLENDAANVRRAFEYARDVGLPTIVCSPHPDSMSILDAMVKEFDIRLAIHNHGPEDKRFPSPYDVWKAVERYDRRIGLCIDVGHTARAKVDPAEAIRRCRERLYDLHIKDIDSTAPDGKTVEGGRGVLDLGAILRALLQVGYAHLLSFEYEKDQDDPLPGLAETVGYTKGLLAGLA
- a CDS encoding NIPSNAP family protein, translating into MMSRRDFVAASLGASLSPTMSQAAVREGAEGPGRAKSAPPLLELRRYRFRFGPMEARFAEYAKNALVPALNRAGVKPVGAFSVVIGPDSPAVYLLLPHASPDSVATLAGRLGADPEYQRGAASFRSLPASDPPYVRREASLMVAFDSVPAVEIPTGALAGPSRLFELRMYESHNESANLKKIEMFEKEHEIDIFRRVGLTPVFFARNLVGPALPSLTYMLAFADAAAREKNWAIFREDPAWVKLRSTPGFTNPEILSNITNVLLRPTDYSQI
- a CDS encoding TetR/AcrR family transcriptional regulator; protein product: MGRRPRVSRGEILSAAREAFAERGYEGTTLAAISTRVGLSPAALLRHSPTKEALFAAAMAAKETEEESLFFAFLEGVPDDADPRKVLRRLAEGGMPFLERRIGADVASYFHAPPPHPEGRSTGDMSKIRRRGFTMIADYMRRASKAGRLCVLDPKATAIAFMGSLVSYVFLHRIAKIIDPPLPFDRYLDNLIGIWTRGAIRVPKKKKR